A part of Candidatus Methylacidiphilales bacterium genomic DNA contains:
- a CDS encoding ThuA domain-containing protein — protein MNSPIRITVWNEYRHEKKNPKVAAHYPKGMHETIAAFLRPHADVSVRTATLDEPEHGLTDAVLAETDVLIWWGHMAHQEVQDAIVAKVKTRVLEGMGLIVLHSGHYAKIFKALMGTTCSLKWREDNDKERFWNILPQHPIAAGVPDHFELEAEEMYGEPFGIPAPDELIFISWFTGGEVFRSGATWYRGNGRVFYFRPGHETYPTYHNPMVQKVISNAVRWARPTVNIPDICPNSPALEPIPSRKA, from the coding sequence ATGAACTCCCCCATCCGCATCACTGTCTGGAACGAATACCGCCACGAAAAGAAAAACCCAAAGGTGGCCGCCCATTACCCCAAAGGCATGCACGAAACCATCGCCGCTTTCCTGCGCCCTCATGCCGATGTTTCCGTCCGCACCGCCACTCTGGACGAGCCCGAACACGGCCTGACGGACGCCGTCCTGGCCGAAACCGACGTCCTCATCTGGTGGGGCCACATGGCTCATCAAGAGGTCCAGGACGCCATTGTCGCCAAGGTAAAAACCCGAGTCCTCGAAGGCATGGGATTGATCGTCCTCCACTCCGGCCACTACGCCAAAATCTTCAAGGCGCTCATGGGAACCACCTGCTCGCTGAAATGGCGGGAAGACAACGACAAGGAACGGTTCTGGAACATCCTGCCCCAGCATCCGATTGCCGCAGGCGTGCCCGACCACTTTGAACTCGAAGCCGAGGAAATGTACGGCGAACCTTTCGGCATCCCCGCCCCGGACGAACTCATTTTCATTTCCTGGTTTACCGGCGGGGAAGTCTTCCGCAGCGGCGCCACCTGGTACCGCGGCAACGGGCGGGTCTTCTATTTCCGCCCCGGCCACGAAACCTATCCCACCTATCACAATCCCATGGTGCAAAAGGTCATCAGCAATGCCGTCCGTTGGGCGCGCCCCACTGTCAATATCCCGGATATTTGTCCGAACAGCCCGGCACTGGAACCGATCCCATCCCGGAAAGCCTAA
- a CDS encoding ABC transporter ATP-binding protein — protein MNGLNAPHDKDGKNPSKFWSLLAPYLRPYRKWIVLSIALNAFHGIAISFQFLFPKYLIDDVLPAGQVPNGHPYHKLALLLAAYLVASILCRMLAWHIGYRIFTWVRENVILKIRANFFRHINGLCLRFHGKYNSGELFSYLFGSPLSQVQQYLQQMAMNGPGAVLTLVSSIIWVFFWDWMMTLVLLASVVAGVWLMWRTRKRMQKLHRDFQFVESNVSGHVADLIRGSREIKLYSMEAQVMEDFQLQAGVISRKSVERDVKSHMYYMETETATYLFFALLCSVGAWRYLNAGLTLGELQAYLGAFIALQGPMQQLLQISSLRGGAQASLERLNAVLNTVSTTPDPDGHDRQAPERGDIVLRDVHFSYDQIPTLNALNLRIPYGQRLALVGASGSGKSTFAQLLLRFYDPNSGSIEIGGVDIRHCTGAHLRRRFGVVPQDPYFFQTNLRDNLRVVRPDADDERIRRACEQASAWEFISAMPRGLDTPVGEGGTTLSGGQRQRLAIARVLLLDPPYFIFDEATSALDTVSEKLIQESLHRAMAGRTVIFIAHRLATVKNCDRIIVLNKGIIAQDGTYAELSTQPGHFRNMVESDSLRS, from the coding sequence GTGAACGGTTTGAATGCGCCGCACGATAAAGACGGAAAAAATCCGTCGAAATTCTGGAGCCTGCTTGCTCCGTACCTGCGGCCTTATCGCAAATGGATTGTGTTGTCGATCGCATTGAATGCCTTCCACGGCATCGCAATTTCCTTCCAGTTCCTGTTCCCGAAATATCTGATTGATGACGTGCTTCCCGCCGGGCAGGTCCCCAACGGCCATCCTTATCACAAGCTGGCGCTATTGCTCGCCGCTTATCTGGTTGCGTCGATCCTGTGCCGGATGCTGGCCTGGCACATTGGCTACCGTATTTTCACCTGGGTGCGCGAAAATGTGATCCTGAAAATCCGCGCGAATTTCTTCCGCCACATCAACGGCCTTTGCCTGCGCTTTCACGGAAAATACAACAGCGGCGAGCTGTTTAGCTACCTCTTCGGTTCTCCGCTGTCCCAGGTGCAGCAATATCTCCAGCAGATGGCGATGAACGGTCCCGGAGCGGTCCTGACGCTCGTTTCATCGATCATCTGGGTGTTTTTCTGGGATTGGATGATGACATTGGTACTGCTCGCATCCGTGGTCGCCGGGGTGTGGCTGATGTGGCGTACGCGAAAGCGCATGCAGAAATTGCACCGGGATTTTCAATTTGTGGAGAGCAACGTAAGCGGGCATGTGGCCGATCTCATTCGGGGATCGCGCGAGATCAAGCTCTATTCAATGGAGGCGCAGGTGATGGAGGATTTCCAGCTCCAGGCCGGCGTCATCAGCCGCAAAAGCGTGGAGCGCGACGTAAAATCGCACATGTATTACATGGAAACCGAAACCGCAACCTATCTTTTCTTTGCCTTGCTGTGCAGCGTCGGCGCCTGGCGTTATTTGAATGCCGGGTTGACCCTTGGCGAACTGCAGGCCTACCTGGGCGCCTTCATTGCGCTGCAAGGCCCCATGCAACAGCTTTTGCAAATCAGCTCCCTGCGCGGCGGAGCGCAGGCCAGCCTGGAAAGATTGAATGCCGTTCTCAACACGGTCAGTACCACCCCCGATCCCGATGGGCATGACCGGCAGGCGCCGGAACGCGGCGACATTGTTTTGCGCGACGTTCATTTTTCCTACGATCAAATACCGACGCTGAACGCCCTGAATCTCCGGATTCCGTATGGCCAGCGCCTTGCCTTGGTCGGAGCGTCGGGATCGGGCAAGAGTACGTTCGCGCAACTTCTGCTCCGCTTTTATGATCCCAACTCTGGAAGCATCGAGATCGGAGGAGTGGATATCCGGCACTGCACCGGAGCGCATCTGCGCCGGCGCTTCGGGGTGGTTCCACAGGATCCCTATTTTTTCCAGACGAACCTGCGCGACAATCTGCGGGTTGTGCGGCCGGATGCGGATGATGAGAGAATCCGGCGAGCCTGCGAACAGGCAAGCGCATGGGAGTTTATTTCCGCGATGCCGCGCGGACTGGATACTCCGGTTGGCGAGGGCGGCACAACACTCTCCGGCGGCCAGCGCCAGCGGCTGGCGATTGCGCGTGTCCTGCTGCTGGATCCGCCCTATTTCATTTTTGACGAGGCCACAAGCGCGCTGGATACCGTGAGCGAAAAGTTGATCCAGGAATCGCTCCATCGCGCCATGGCAGGACGCACGGTTATCTTTATCGCCCACCGCCTGGCTACGGTTAAGAATTGCGACCGGATCATAGTCCTGAACAAGGGCATTATCGCGCAGGACGGAACTTATGCCGAACTCTCAACACAGCCCGGCCATTTCCGCAACATGGTTGAGAGCGATAGTTTGCGAAGCTGA
- a CDS encoding Gfo/Idh/MocA family oxidoreductase encodes MNKRSSTIRIAIIGTGGMANTHAGEFAKIPGCKLVAAADIDAARVKAFAEKHDIPRIFTRAGDLLKNVEVDAVSIVTPDPFHANLAIECLRAGKHVLCEKPLALNHADASRMVAAARKARRIHMVNFSYRNWPAIHGIAKVIQSGEIGEIRHVEASYLQAWLASKVWGDWHNTPALLWRLSSRHGSKGVLGDVGVHILDFATFPVGPISKVYCRLKAFHKAPRNRIGEYTLDANDSATINVEFGNGALGVIHTTRWAGGHANNLTLKIFGAKGGVEFNSEISDNTFRLCSGANLDKCKWKDVKAPRVPNMYQRFIASIRANKQGQPDFIRGAEIQKILDSCFESNKRNQPVKL; translated from the coding sequence ATGAATAAACGCAGCTCCACCATACGCATCGCCATCATCGGCACCGGCGGCATGGCCAATACCCATGCCGGCGAATTCGCCAAAATTCCCGGCTGCAAACTTGTCGCCGCCGCCGACATCGATGCCGCGCGGGTCAAGGCCTTCGCCGAAAAACACGACATACCCCGCATCTTCACCCGGGCCGGGGATCTGCTCAAGAATGTGGAAGTCGATGCCGTCAGCATTGTCACTCCGGATCCCTTCCACGCCAATCTGGCCATCGAATGCCTGCGCGCGGGCAAGCATGTCCTTTGCGAAAAACCGCTGGCCCTCAACCACGCCGACGCGTCCCGCATGGTTGCCGCCGCCCGCAAAGCGCGCCGCATCCACATGGTCAACTTCTCCTATCGAAACTGGCCCGCCATTCACGGCATTGCCAAAGTAATTCAATCCGGCGAGATCGGTGAAATCCGCCATGTCGAAGCCAGCTACCTGCAAGCATGGCTCGCAAGCAAGGTTTGGGGTGACTGGCATAACACTCCCGCCTTGCTCTGGCGGCTTTCGTCCCGCCACGGCAGCAAGGGCGTTCTGGGCGATGTCGGTGTACACATCCTCGACTTCGCCACATTCCCGGTTGGCCCGATTTCGAAGGTCTATTGCCGGCTCAAGGCATTCCACAAGGCGCCGCGCAACCGCATCGGCGAATACACGCTCGATGCCAACGATTCCGCCACGATCAATGTTGAATTCGGCAACGGCGCGCTCGGCGTAATCCACACCACCCGCTGGGCCGGCGGCCATGCCAACAATCTCACCCTGAAAATATTCGGCGCCAAGGGCGGAGTTGAATTCAACTCGGAGATCTCCGACAACACATTCCGGCTTTGCTCCGGCGCCAACCTCGACAAATGCAAGTGGAAGGATGTCAAAGCGCCGCGTGTCCCGAACATGTACCAGCGCTTCATCGCAAGCATCCGGGCCAACAAGCAGGGCCAGCCCGATTTCATCCGTGGCGCTGAAATCCAGAAAATTCTCGATTCGTGCTTCGAGTCCAACAAGCGCAATCAGCCTGTGAAGTTATAA